The DNA sequence GCATGCTCACCCTGCACTACGCGCACGCGCTGCCCGGCATCCTGGTCAACGCCGTCGACCCGGGCTACACCGCGACCGCGCTCAACGACTTCCAGGGCACCCAGACCATCGCCCAGGGCACCGACCTGATCGTCGAGCTGGCGACCCTCCCACCCGGCGGCCCCACCGCCACCGTCCGCCGGCACTGGACGACCCCGGCGTAGCATCCGCAGCGCACGATCGACCCGAGGAGGTGAGACCCATTTCCGCACAGTCCGGCTGGGTGCTCCCGACCTCCAGGCTCGCCTGACGGGAGTGCCGGCAGAAGGCATCCCGAAAGGCGAACTCCATGTACTTCACCGCGACGGCGACCGCCGACGGCGTCACCGAACGCCTCTTCACGCTCGACGACGTCCCCGGCGTCCTCTGGACCCCGGCCGACGCCGGCCGTCCGCCGGGCGCCGCCGGCGGTCCGCTGATCCTGCTCGGCCACGGCGGCGGCCAGCACAAGAGGGCGCCGGGCCTGCTCGCCCGGGCCCGCCGCTTCGTGGCCGCGGGCTTCACGGTCGCCGCCGTCGACGCCCCCGGCCACGGCGACCGGCCGACCGCCGCCCGCGAGCAGCGGTACGCGGAACTGGCCCGGCGGGTCGCCGCCGGCGAACCGCTGGCCGACCTGATGACCCGGGAGAACGCCGAGCTGGCCGCGGTCGCGGTCCCGGAGTGGCGCGTCACCCTCGACGCCCTGCTCGACGGCGGCCACGCGCACGGCCCGGTCGGCTACTGGGGCGTCTCGATGGGCGCCGGCCTCGGCCTCCCGTTCGTCGCCGCCGACGCCCGGATCGGGGCC is a window from the Mycobacteriales bacterium genome containing:
- a CDS encoding alpha/beta hydrolase; this encodes MYFTATATADGVTERLFTLDDVPGVLWTPADAGRPPGAAGGPLILLGHGGGQHKRAPGLLARARRFVAAGFTVAAVDAPGHGDRPTAAREQRYAELARRVAAGEPLADLMTRENAELAAVAVPEWRVTLDALLDGGHAHGPVGYWGVSMGAGLGLPFVAADARIGAAVLGLAAGAGLVEAAARITVPVEFLLQWDDDVVPRAGGLALFDAFASAEKTLHANPGGHTAVPAFELDSAERFFRRHLSRADPR